GGGGGACAAGCCCCTGACTACCGCATTTCAGGCCCCGCGGACAAGCGTGCAAGCGGGGCGAGGTCGCGCCAGCCATAGGCGATCTCCACCAGTTCCGCCCCGGCGAAGCGGATGGGCCGTTCCGCCACCCGCAAGCCGCCCAACCGTTCGTAGAACCAGCGCGCCGGATTCTCGCGCAGGCACCAGACCACGGCGGTGTGCTTGCCACCCTCCTGGAGCCGTTCGGCCATCGTCGCCATCAGGCGGCGGCCCAATCCCTGCCCCTGCGCCTCGTCCAGCAGGTACAGGGCGTAGAATTCCCCCTCAAAACCCTCGACGGGAATGCGGCGCCCGCCGTAGGTGGCGAATCCGACCACGGTGTCGGCGGCGTCCACCACAACCAGGGCGCCCTGCCCCGGCCCATGGGCCTGGACGGCGTTGTGCCAGCGCATCGCCGCGGCGGCTTCCGACAGGTTGACGAGATAGGCATCGGGAACGAGGCCCGGATAGGTGGATTGCCACGTGGCGACATGGACCTTGGCGATGCCCACCGCATCCGACGGGCGCGCGTCGCGAATCACCAGTCCTTCGTTCATGGGACACCTCCGGACCCGTTTCCCACCCCAATGGAAACTGGGAACCGGGCCGGAGCATGTCCAGTCAGCCAAAAGGGCCGGAGCGGCGGCGGGAGGTCCGCCGCACCGCCGGCCTTCGGGTCACTGGGCGGGAAGCGCCGGAACGCCGGCCTGCCACTGGTCCCAATGGGCGACGATGTGGTCGGTCATGCGCGCGCCGACCAGCGCCACGTTCTCCACCGTCTCGGCGAAGCCGCCGGCGGTCTCGCCCGGCTTCGGGTCGAGATGCTCCAGCGTGGTTTCCTTGGGGTTGCCCTGGTCGAAGTTCACGGCACCGCGCAGGCTCATCACCCGGTCGGAGCCGAGGGTGCGCTTGATGACCAGGGTGATCGCCGCGGCCTCCATCTCGGTGATGACGTAGTCGTCGGCGCCGTAGAGCTTGGCGATGTACTGCGCCTGTTCGGACATGCCCGGGCCGTGGAAGAAGGTGTCGCCGGTCATGTGCGTGCCGGTGCCGACGAAGGGCGCGCGCCGGGCGGCGTCCTGCGGGTAGCGCTGGCGGTAGGCGCGGGCGCTGTCGGAATCCTTCAACGGCGTGTCGCCGGTCAGCTTCATCGCCCAGGAGACCAGCGCCGGGTTCAGCTGGAACAGGCGGACGGACTCGTAGCCCTTGCGCGGCATGAAGGTCGGCTCGCCCGGCTTGCCCTCCTCCGGCGCCCAGCGGTGGCCCAGATCGTAATCCACCAGCCAGGTCGCCCAATTGACCTCGGCGATGGTGCCGCGCGACGGGGGCGTGCCGGCCACGCCGGAAATGATGAAATAGGCCTGCGACAGGTCGAGCTGCGAGTTCAGCAGGATCGCCTGCATCGACGCGGAGGAGCTGACCTTGCCCATGCCGAGAACCGCGCCGCAGACGCCGTCGGCGTTGCAGTAGACGGGGTTCAGCGCGCCCTTCACGGTGATCGGCTCGGCGGACTGCCAGTAGCGCTCGTACCAGTTCTGGAACTCGCCGGCGCGGTCGCCGGTGTTCTTGCCGATCTCGAACATGGCGCCGACGAACACCTTGACCTTGACCGGCTCAGCCGCTTCGGCGGAGGTGCCCAGCCCCAACAAGAAAAGGGCGGACAGGGCGGCGCTCCGCCAGCGGGACGTGTTCCACATCATTGCGCTCCAACATGCGGGGAAAGGTCGCACCCTAACCGCAAACCTCGCGATATGACCCGCACGAAATCAGCAGGTCCACCCGCGCGCCCCCGCATGAGGACGGCCCGCATTCCACATCCGTTCGGCCCACAACCCGTTTCCCTCGCAGACTTCTTCACGTCCGGTTCCAAACAAACAATCTCCATCGGGTCATTCCCACACGATGCAAACATCGGCCTGCGAGCAAAGATCAATCGATTCAAGGACACTCTCATTTTTTTATTCTGCATCATGAAACACATGATTGCCTTCGACAATGCATAAAGTCAAAATGCATACTCATGTACACTTAGGTCACTAATCATTATTAATAGATTATTCATTGATTTTGGCAAAATGGAGAAAGTAAAAAAAGCATTTCAAACGAAGATCGGGAGGCGAACCAATGGTCAGCGGCGCGATCAACACGTCACGTCCTCTGTCCGCCACCGGTTATTGGAAGCCTGTACAGTCCGGAACCGACTCCTCCGGACACCCGCTTTCAAGTGTGGGAAGCCGCGGGCACACGGACGCCGTGTCCGTGAGCAAACTCGGGCAGGCCTTGAACGGCGCCGCCGCCGATGTGTTTAAGCAACTCGACTCAAAAGCGCGCGGCATGCTGGAGGGACTCGTCAACTCCGGCAAGATCAGCGCTGAAGACGCCGTGACCGGGCTGAAATCGATGGCAACCAAGGCGACCTTCAACCGCTACGTCTCCGAACGCCCCCGTGACGAAGAGGACAAACAGCGGCTCGCCGACTCGGAGGCCGCCTGGCAGAAACTGCAGGCCTACGGCAGCCGGATGTCCGGCGCGCTGTCCGAGGTCGGGCGCAAGACCCAGGAGATTCAGGAAGCCCAGCAGCGCGGCGACATCTCGATGGACGAGATGAACGAACGCCTGAAGCCGGTTCAGGACGCGTTCAAGAGCGAAATCGCGGCGACCCGTGGCGCCTATGGAAAGCCGACCGACCAGACGGCCATTCTCAGCGACGCCAGCGGATTCACGAAAAATATGGAAGGCTTCAAATCCGCGCTGGCCTCCATGGGGGAGGACGCCGGCTTCGCGGACCTGTACGCGCCGGACGGCGAGGCCGCCGAGCAGAAGCTTCAGGAACTCGGCTTCGACCGGACCGTCTTCGGCAACGCGTTCCAGACATTTGCGGAAACGGTGGACATTCCCGGCATCGGGGCCAAATCCGCTTCCCCGAAGGCCGCCGCCGCCGCTCCGACCCCGGCGCCCGCCGCGGAAAGCAAAATCGCCACGGAGACACCAGCCGTCGCGAGCAAGCCTGCCGCCGAAAACCCACCGCCGCCGGATACCGTCGGCAAGCCGGCTTCGAGCGATCCCGGCAACGCGCAGGCGGCGCTGTCCATGCTCCAATCGGCCTTTGCGTCGGGCGCGTCGAAAGGCGGAACCGGTGTCCTGGGCGCGATTGCCGGAAGCGCCAGCGACAGCCAGAACACGGTCGCCAGCGGCCTGTTGGAAGTCCTGAAGGCCGGAACGGGAAAGCCGCAAACCGGAAACGTGCAGACCGGCGGCACACCGCCGGCCTGACGCATCCCACGGGAAAAGCTTCTCCCCGCCGTTGTTACCCTTCTGAAGGCGCCGGATCAGCCTCGGCCATCCGGTCCACCTCCGCAGCCGGCTCCTCCTCCGCCTTGCGCACCATCACGGCGGCGAAGAAGCCGTCGGTGTCGTGGCGGGCCGGGGTCAGGCGCAGATACGGCCCTTCGGCGGGCGGGGTGCCCGCGCCCTCCTCCGCCCAGACCTCGGCGACCGGCAGCACGGTGAAGTCGGGGTGGGTCTCCAGGAAGGCGGCCACCTGATTCTCGTTCTCCTCCGGCAGCAGGGAGCAGGTGGCGTAGATCAGCCGACCGCCGGGCTTCACCAGACGGGCGGCGCTGTCCAGGATGTTCGCCTGGAGCGGCACCAGCTCCGCCAGGCCGGGGCCGAGCTGGCGCCAGCGGCTGTCGGGGTTGCGGCGCCAGGTGCCGGTGCCGCTGCACGGCGCGTCCACCAGCACGCGGTCGAACTTGCGCTTGTGGCGCTTCACCCAGGGGTCGCGCTCGCTGGACAGCGGGTGCGCCTCGATGTTGTGCAGGCCGGCGCGGCGGAACCGCTCGGCGGCGCGCTTCAGGCGCCCGGCCAGCACGTCGCAGGCGACGACGCGGCCCTTGTTCTTCATCAGAGCGGCGATGGCCAGCGTCTTGCCGCCGGCCCCCGCGCAGAAATCCACCACCTGCTGCCCCGGCTTCGGCGCCACCGCGATCGCCACGAGCTGCGAGCCCTCGTCCTGGATCTCGACCAGACCGTCCTTGAAGGCGTCCACGGCGCCCAGCGGCGGGCGTCCCTGGACGCGCAGGCCCAGCGGCGACCACTGCGTCGGCGTCGCCGTGATCTGAGCGCGGGCCAGCGCCTTGATCGCGCTCTCGCGGTTGGCCTTCACCGGGTTGATGCGCAGGTCGAGCGGCGCGGAGTCCAGCAGGGTCCGCATCTCCACCGCGAAGCGGTCGCCCATGGCGGCGCGCATCGGCTCCTCCGCCCAGGGCGGGCATTCCACGGCCACGCTCTCCGGCATCTGCGGATGTTCCAGCGTGTGGGTGTCCAGCTCGTTGGCGAGCTTCGCCTCCTCCGGCGCCAGCGGGTCCGGGGCGAACTTGGTGGCGCCGAACAGCGCCTTCACCGTCGCGGCGGCCTTGCCCTCGGCCAGGATCTCGTTGGCGAGCGCGCGGGCGCGCGGGGTCGGCGGATGGCCCTGACGCTCCAGCCACCAGCACAGCCGGGCGTGCCGCCGCAGGATCGCGTAGGCCGTCTGCGCCACCGCGGTGCGGTCTTTCGACCCGATGTAGCGGCGGGCGCGGAAATAAGCGCTCATCACCGCGTCGGCGGGGCGCGGGGTTTCGTCGATCTCGGTCAGCAGGTCGATGACCGCCTGAAGGCGGGCGGCGGGGGTCATGGGATGGTCCTCGGATAAATTCCCTGCTCGATAACCCGAGCGGGGGTCGGTTGTCATCCCCCGCGCACGCGCGGCTGCCCTTCGAGTCGCCGCAAGGGCCAGCGCCCTGTGACAAGACGCCCGCCTTGAAACCGTCCGTGCGAAGAGCGGTTGACCGCAATCCCATGAATGAGGCAAAAAAGGGGTAGTTGTTCTTGTTTCAGCCGTCTTGGCCGCGGCAAGTCCAGCCATCCCTCGTCTTTGTCGTCTTCATTGAATCTTGGTGCGGGGTCCGCGATGGCGGCTGCGGTTGGCAGTGTCATGGCGCGTGCGATGGCGCGCGTCTCCACCCTTCTTGCGTTCGGCCTTCTGGCCGGCTGTGCGGGCGACACGGCGACCGGGGCCGGACCGGGCGGCAACGCCACCGCGGCGTCCTGGCGACCGGGAATGGAGAAGGTCTCCGCGGATTTCCGCGCCCTGCCGGGCTGGATCGACGACGACCACGCGCAGGCCCTGCCGGCGCTTCAGCGCACCTGCCGCTGGGTGGCGTCGCAGCCCGCCGGAAAGCCGCTCGGCCCCAACCCCGCCGCCGGCACCACCTCGGACTGGCGCCCGATCTGCGAGGCGCTGCGCGGCCTTCCCGACGCCCAGCCCGAGACGGCCCGCCGCTTCTTCGAGGATCACTTCACCCCCGTCGCCCTGTCCGAGGGGCAGGAGGGGCTGTTCACCGGCTATTACGAGGTCGAGCTGCGCGGCAGCTGGACGCGGACCGAGCGCTTCAACGTTCCCCTCTACAAGGCGCCGAAGCGGACCAAGCGCGGCCTGCCCAGCCGCGCCCGCATCACCGACGGCGCGCTGAAGGGCAAGGGGCTGGAGATCCTGTGGGTGGACGACCCCATCGACGCCTTCTTCCTGGAAATCCAGGGGTCGGGCCGCGTGCGGATGACCGACGGATCGGTGGTGGCTCTGGGCTATGGCGGGCAGAACGGCCACCGCTACGTCCCCATCGGGCGGCACCTGATCGACATCGGCTACGCCACGCCGGAGCAGGTGACCATGCCGCTGATCCGCCGCTGGCTGACCGAGCATCCCGGCGAGGCCCGCCGCGTGATGAACATGAACCCGTCCTACGTCTTCTTCCAGCTCCGTCCCGACGTCGGCGCGCGCGGGGCGCGCAACATGGAGCTGACGGCGGGCCGCAGCCTCGCCGTGGACCCCGGCCATGTCCCGCTGGGCGTGCCGCTGTGGCTGGACGTCCGCGAGGCCCCGGTGCCGCAGGGCGAGATCAAGCGCCTCGTCGTCGCCCAGGACACCGGCGGCGCCATCAAGGGGGCGGTGCGCGGCGACCTGTTCTGGGGCCATGGGGCGGAGGCCGCGGAAGGCGCCGGCGTGATGAAGGCGAAGGGCCGCTACACGATGCTGGCGCCGCGCACCACCTCCTTCACGCTGGCGCAACGCCGCTGAGGTCTGGTCATCGATGCTGGTTCGTTTGTCCGCCCTGCCCGACCGCGAGGCCGCCCTCGCCGCGTTGGAGGACATCTTCTTCCTGTCCACGCTGCGCAAGGACTTCGCCTCGGCGGCGGAGCGCGCGGGCTTCTTCCGCACCTGGACGGGCTGGTATGTGGAGCGGGCGCCGGACGACGTGTGGTTCGCCTTGGACGGGGACGGCGCCATCCTCGGCTATCTGACCGGCTGCAAGGACAGCGCCGGGGCGGTGGACCTCGCCCGCATCATCCCAAAATACGAGGTCTTCGCCGACCGCTTCGCCGCCTTTCCCGCCCATCTGCACGTCAACGTCCGGCCAAGCTATCGGGACCGCGGAATCGGACGGGCTCTCGTTGACGCCTACGCCGAGGATTGCCGGGCGGATGGCCTTCCCGGCGTCCACCTCGTCACCGCGGTCTTCGCCCGCAACGTCGACTTTTACCAGCGCGCCGGATTCATCGACGCAACCCAACGCGGCCCCCTGCTGTTCCTAGGCAGACATCTACGCTGAGCACTTTGCCAGGCGGGGTTGCCGCTGCGCAATATCGTGAGCAAAGGATCGCAAATCCATGACCTGCCAATCGATACATACGGAAAGTCTCTGACAAAGAATCGGCCGCCGCCTCCGTTTCATCCACCTCCGTTTGTTGCTTTTAAGGCGACCGCCACCATGTCGATGCTCGCGCTTCTTGCGCGGATAAAATGAGCGTGTGACAATTCTTCAAGAATTCGAGGCACCTCAACCGAGAGCATTATCGGTGCACATGGGCCAAAATCTTTCGAATGTCATAGAACGGGCAAGGGTCGCCCCCGCAGGCATCGTTCGTCGGGAAACCGCTGTCTCCAGGAACCGGATCGGGTGCCCGCATGACTGAGGCTTGCAGCGGCATTTCCCGCGCTTCCGGCGCATCGTCCGCCAATTCGCCGGCCAATCCTGCGGGAACCGAAGCGGGCAGCCTGAGGTTCCCGCTGTTTGTGGCCCTGTGTTATGCAATCGTGTCGTCTGCATGGATCGCGGCCTCGGACCGGGCGGTCGACCTGCTGTTCGCCACGAACGTCACGACCATCCAGACCTACAAGGGCTGGGCGTTCATCGCCCTCACCGCGGGGCTTCTGTTCATCGTCCTGTGGCGCGAATGTCGTCGCCGGCATTCAGTGGAAACCGCACTGCGCGACCGCGAGGCCATCCTTCAGCGCGAGCGCAGCCTGTTCGAGGCGGTGCTCCGGCAAGCCCCCATCGGCATTTCCATCTCCAACGCTCCGGGTGGCGAGGGAATCATCCTCAACGACCGGGCCATCGCGATCACACAGGCGCCACCCACGACGGGCGAGGATGCGTCCCGCTACGAAGGCTATGGTGCCAGACACGCTGACGGGTCTCCCTACGCCATGGAGGAATACCCGACCGTCCGCGCCCTGCGCGAAGGCGCGGCGATCGACTGGGAGCCGATGATCTACCATCGCCCGGACGGCCGCACGCTGGAACTGGACGTCAGCAGCGCCCCCGTGCGGGATGGCGACGGCCGCATCGTGGCGTCAGTGACCATTTTCGTGGACAACACGGACGCCAACGCCGCCAAGCGCGCGCTGGCCGAACGCGACGACATGCTGCGCACGACGACGGAAGCTCTGCCCGGCGCGTTGTTCGTGGCCGACCCAAAGGGCCGGAACATCTACTCCAACCAGAGCTTCCAGACCTACACGGGCCTGTCGGCCGACCAGCTTTCGGGCGAAGGCTGGATGCAGGCGGTGCATCCGGACGACCTTCCCGGCGCGCTGGCGGGTTGGGAGTCCGCCGTCGGACGCGACGCCCGCTTCGAGTCCGAACACCGCCTGCGCCGTTCTGACGGATCCTACCGCTGGCACCTCATCCTGGCCGTGCGGGAGACGCGGACCGGTCGCTGGATCGGCACCGGCACGGACATCCACGCCATCAAGGAAGCGGAACTGGCGCTGGCGCAAAGCGAGGAGCGGCTGCGCCGGGCCATTGAGGACGCCCCCTTCCCGGTCATGGTCCATGCCGAGGATGGCGAGGTGGTGCTGATCAGTCAGGCTTGGCTGGACACCACGGGCTACACCGCCGCCGAACTGTCCACCATCGGCGGCTGGCTGGAACGCGCCTATGGCGAGCGCTGCGGAACCATGCGCATGGACATCCAGCGTCTCCATCAGTTCGACCGCCCCATAGACGAAGGCGATTACGACATCCGGACCGCCGACGGACGCCGGCTCACCTGGGCGTTCCGATCCTCGCCCATCGGGCGCGACTCCAAGGGGCGGCATCTGGTCGTCAGCATGGCCGCTGACATGACCGGCCGCAAAGAGGCCGAAAGCCGCCTGCGTCTGCTGATGCGCGAGGTGGATCACCGGGCCAAGAATACGCTGGCGGTCGTGCAGTCCATC
This genomic stretch from Azospirillum sp. TSH58 harbors:
- a CDS encoding GNAT family N-acetyltransferase, whose amino-acid sequence is MNEGLVIRDARPSDAVGIAKVHVATWQSTYPGLVPDAYLVNLSEAAAAMRWHNAVQAHGPGQGALVVVDAADTVVGFATYGGRRIPVEGFEGEFYALYLLDEAQGQGLGRRLMATMAERLQEGGKHTAVVWCLRENPARWFYERLGGLRVAERPIRFAGAELVEIAYGWRDLAPLARLSAGPEMR
- a CDS encoding purine nucleoside permease; translation: MWNTSRWRSAALSALFLLGLGTSAEAAEPVKVKVFVGAMFEIGKNTGDRAGEFQNWYERYWQSAEPITVKGALNPVYCNADGVCGAVLGMGKVSSSASMQAILLNSQLDLSQAYFIISGVAGTPPSRGTIAEVNWATWLVDYDLGHRWAPEEGKPGEPTFMPRKGYESVRLFQLNPALVSWAMKLTGDTPLKDSDSARAYRQRYPQDAARRAPFVGTGTHMTGDTFFHGPGMSEQAQYIAKLYGADDYVITEMEAAAITLVIKRTLGSDRVMSLRGAVNFDQGNPKETTLEHLDPKPGETAGGFAETVENVALVGARMTDHIVAHWDQWQAGVPALPAQ
- a CDS encoding RsmB/NOP family class I SAM-dependent RNA methyltransferase, translated to MTPAARLQAVIDLLTEIDETPRPADAVMSAYFRARRYIGSKDRTAVAQTAYAILRRHARLCWWLERQGHPPTPRARALANEILAEGKAAATVKALFGATKFAPDPLAPEEAKLANELDTHTLEHPQMPESVAVECPPWAEEPMRAAMGDRFAVEMRTLLDSAPLDLRINPVKANRESAIKALARAQITATPTQWSPLGLRVQGRPPLGAVDAFKDGLVEIQDEGSQLVAIAVAPKPGQQVVDFCAGAGGKTLAIAALMKNKGRVVACDVLAGRLKRAAERFRRAGLHNIEAHPLSSERDPWVKRHKRKFDRVLVDAPCSGTGTWRRNPDSRWRQLGPGLAELVPLQANILDSAARLVKPGGRLIYATCSLLPEENENQVAAFLETHPDFTVLPVAEVWAEEGAGTPPAEGPYLRLTPARHDTDGFFAAVMVRKAEEEPAAEVDRMAEADPAPSEG
- a CDS encoding murein transglycosylase A, with the protein product MARAMARVSTLLAFGLLAGCAGDTATGAGPGGNATAASWRPGMEKVSADFRALPGWIDDDHAQALPALQRTCRWVASQPAGKPLGPNPAAGTTSDWRPICEALRGLPDAQPETARRFFEDHFTPVALSEGQEGLFTGYYEVELRGSWTRTERFNVPLYKAPKRTKRGLPSRARITDGALKGKGLEILWVDDPIDAFFLEIQGSGRVRMTDGSVVALGYGGQNGHRYVPIGRHLIDIGYATPEQVTMPLIRRWLTEHPGEARRVMNMNPSYVFFQLRPDVGARGARNMELTAGRSLAVDPGHVPLGVPLWLDVREAPVPQGEIKRLVVAQDTGGAIKGAVRGDLFWGHGAEAAEGAGVMKAKGRYTMLAPRTTSFTLAQRR
- a CDS encoding GNAT family N-acetyltransferase, which gives rise to MLVRLSALPDREAALAALEDIFFLSTLRKDFASAAERAGFFRTWTGWYVERAPDDVWFALDGDGAILGYLTGCKDSAGAVDLARIIPKYEVFADRFAAFPAHLHVNVRPSYRDRGIGRALVDAYAEDCRADGLPGVHLVTAVFARNVDFYQRAGFIDATQRGPLLFLGRHLR
- a CDS encoding PAS domain S-box protein codes for the protein MSSAWIAASDRAVDLLFATNVTTIQTYKGWAFIALTAGLLFIVLWRECRRRHSVETALRDREAILQRERSLFEAVLRQAPIGISISNAPGGEGIILNDRAIAITQAPPTTGEDASRYEGYGARHADGSPYAMEEYPTVRALREGAAIDWEPMIYHRPDGRTLELDVSSAPVRDGDGRIVASVTIFVDNTDANAAKRALAERDDMLRTTTEALPGALFVADPKGRNIYSNQSFQTYTGLSADQLSGEGWMQAVHPDDLPGALAGWESAVGRDARFESEHRLRRSDGSYRWHLILAVRETRTGRWIGTGTDIHAIKEAELALAQSEERLRRAIEDAPFPVMVHAEDGEVVLISQAWLDTTGYTAAELSTIGGWLERAYGERCGTMRMDIQRLHQFDRPIDEGDYDIRTADGRRLTWAFRSSPIGRDSKGRHLVVSMAADMTGRKEAESRLRLLMREVDHRAKNTLAVVQSIVLLSRTEDPKEFASAVEGRVTAMARAHSLLAASRWSGADLATLAQEELSAFTQDIMFTVSGPPVAIAAEAVQSFSMVLHELVTNAVKYGALSVTAGRVAVSWRVDKAAGLLRVEWTESGGPTVAPPTRHGFGSILLEQTILSQMHGELVLEWPPEGLSCRIALPGDCFVVSGVHPARKPPPKAVKDQKAADPGARILVVEDEALTAMGLQQVLEDAGYRVVGPVARVQDAIDLARTSPPDLAVLDVNLFGQPSFPVAELLDDMGVPFLFCTGYGSLNTTNERLRQAPILAKPVPPDRLLRTIGALLVSRIRPATGVVPS